From one Mya arenaria isolate MELC-2E11 chromosome 4, ASM2691426v1 genomic stretch:
- the LOC128232770 gene encoding putative defense protein 3, which produces MKITITCFIVLAMPSVVTGYSAGAPSGACDSMTPNHGTTTSSAPIPYTLTVSTNTYDCNDVITVTLVASSDAFKGFLCQARPDVNTYSTVGTLAASGGLSATSNCGDGAITHSEGSNKTSAVFTWTASGNSSTVNIVCTVVQTQMNFWVKGVQQPITFSGSVCSKAQGSSASWPLVFLLLALVAVQRKISIT; this is translated from the exons atgaaaattaCTATTACCTGTTTTATTGTCCTCGCAATGCCGAGTGTCGTGACCGGATATTCAGCGGGAGCGCCCTCTGGCGCGTGCGATTCGATGACGCCAAATCACGGAACCACTACGTCATCAGCACCCATTCCGTACACGCTGACAGTTTCAACGAACACTTACGACTGTAATGACGTCATTACTG TGACGCTGGTGGCTAGCAGTGATGCTTTCAAGGGATTCCTGTGTCAGGCCAGACCGGATGTAAACACGTACTCCACCGTGGGTACTCTTGCGGCCAGTGGCGGCCTCTCTGCTACCTCAAACTGCGGCGAT GGGGCCATTACCCATTCAGAAGGCAGTAACAAAACATCGGCGGTGTTCACATGGACAGCTAGTGGCAACAGTTCTACAGTCAATATTGT GTGCACAGTTGTCCAAACTCAGATGAATTTCTGGGTGAAAGGTGTACAGCAGCCAATAACATTCTCTGGTTCGGTCTGCTCTAAAGCGCAGGGATCTAGCGCGTCATGGCCCTTAGTGTTCCTTCTGTTGGCCCTGGTTGCTGTTCAACGGAAGATCAGCATCACCTAA
- the LOC128232772 gene encoding putative defense protein 3, with translation MFQMENMMMMMKIAVLCVIILAMPDIVTGYPSGAPSGACESMTPNHGAPASVPPVPYTLTVSSTTYNCGDVITVTLANATSGDTFKGFLCQARPDVNRSSTVGKLAASGALAATTNCGDGAITHSESSDKISAVFTWTASGDNPTVNIVCTVVKAKTTFWVKGVRQPITFSGTTGTCSKAMGSRGSGFLVLVLSILVALQWKLTVA, from the exons ATGTTTCAAATGGaaaacatgatgatgatgatgaaaatcgCTGTACTTTGTGTTATTATTCTGGCAATGCCAGATATTGTGACCGGATATCCATCGGGGGCGCCCTCAGGCGCGTGCGAATCGATGACGCCAAATCACGGAGCACCAGCATCGGTCCCACCCGTTCCATACACGCTGACAGTTTCCTCGACCACCTACAATTGCGGTGACGTCATAACGG TGACGTTAGCGAATGCAACCAGCGGTGATACGTTCAAGGGCTTCCTGTGCCAGGCACGACCCGATGTCAACAGGTCCTCAACCGTCGGCAAGCTGGCGGCAAGTGGGGCCCTGGCTGCTACCACCAACTGCGGCGAT GGAGCAATCACGCATTCGGAAAGCAGCGACAAAATATCGGCGGTGTTTACGTGGACTGCAAGCGGAGATAATCCAACAGTCAATATTGT TTGCACGGTGGTCAAGGCGAAAACGACCTTCTGGGTTAAAGGCGTTCGGCAACCAATAACATTTTCTGGTACTACTGGGACATGCTCGAAGGCGATGGGGTCAAGAGGTTCCGGGTTCTTAGTGCTCGTTCTCTCCATCCTTGTTGCTCTTCAATGGAAGCTCACTGTCGCTTAA